From Thermotoga sp. Mc24, the proteins below share one genomic window:
- the aroC gene encoding chorismate synthase yields the protein MRLTIAGDSHGKYMIAVLEGIPAGLKIDEEIIRRELFRRRNCYGRGKRMSMEEDAFEIVSGVWGGITTGAPVTILVPNKAGNPVKDVRSVPRPGHIDYAAFVKYKLPDLNVYVERSSARWTVALTAAGALLKSLLREFNIDVLGFVTRLGNVEAKNIPDNFEELRRKRDESAVFCPDPEATEGMISEIDRAKEEGNTLGGKVKVIARGVPAGIGSYSDLFKKLDSKIGSLFFAIPAVKGVVIGSEEMWYGFDYLDEFELEDGRIKRRTNNLGGIEGGITNGEDVWVNVFVKPIPTTGKPLNSVDLRTMEPAKTPYVRSDVTAVPPASVVCEAALAVVISDALLEHLGDGNIDDLKRRFGNENLPRWDDGFWKEYDR from the coding sequence ATGAGGCTCACAATAGCGGGAGATTCCCACGGAAAGTACATGATAGCGGTTTTGGAAGGGATTCCTGCGGGTTTGAAGATCGACGAAGAAATCATAAGAAGAGAGCTTTTCAGGAGAAGAAATTGCTACGGTAGAGGAAAGAGGATGAGCATGGAAGAAGATGCCTTCGAGATCGTCTCCGGAGTGTGGGGAGGTATCACAACGGGAGCACCGGTGACGATTCTCGTTCCAAACAAAGCGGGCAACCCGGTGAAAGACGTTCGGAGCGTGCCGAGACCGGGTCACATAGATTACGCTGCCTTTGTGAAGTACAAACTGCCGGATCTGAACGTCTACGTGGAACGATCCAGTGCCAGATGGACGGTGGCTCTCACGGCGGCGGGTGCTCTTCTGAAGAGTCTCCTCAGAGAGTTCAACATAGATGTTCTCGGGTTTGTCACAAGACTTGGAAACGTGGAAGCGAAGAATATCCCAGACAATTTTGAGGAGTTGAGAAGAAAGAGGGACGAATCGGCCGTTTTCTGTCCAGATCCAGAGGCAACGGAAGGAATGATCTCCGAGATCGACAGGGCGAAAGAAGAGGGAAACACCCTCGGCGGCAAGGTGAAGGTCATTGCAAGAGGTGTCCCGGCAGGCATCGGGAGCTACTCCGATCTTTTCAAAAAGCTCGACTCGAAGATAGGTTCCCTCTTTTTTGCCATTCCCGCTGTGAAGGGAGTGGTGATTGGAAGTGAAGAGATGTGGTACGGCTTTGACTATCTGGATGAGTTCGAACTGGAAGACGGCAGGATAAAGAGAAGAACAAACAATCTGGGAGGAATAGAAGGGGGCATCACCAACGGAGAAGACGTGTGGGTGAACGTCTTCGTGAAACCCATTCCTACCACAGGAAAGCCGTTGAACTCCGTTGATTTGAGAACAATGGAACCGGCGAAAACACCGTACGTGAGATCTGACGTGACGGCCGTTCCTCCCGCTTCCGTCGTGTGTGAAGCCGCGCTCGCTGTGGTGATTTCGGACGCCTTGCTCGAACACCTGGGCGATGGAAACATCGACGACCTGAAAAGGAGGTTCGGGAATGAGAATCTTCCTCGTTGGGATGATGGGTTCTGGAAAGAGTACGATCGGTAA
- the aroE gene encoding shikimate 5-dehydrogenase, translating to MKFCIIGYPVSHSISPRLYNEYFKRAGMNHSYGMEEIPPESFDTEIRRILEEYDGFNATIPHKERVMRYVEPSEDAQRIKAVNCVFRGKGYNTDWVGVVKSLEGVEVKEPVVVVGAGGAARAVIYALLQMGVKDIWVVNRTIERAKALDFPVKIFSLDQLDEVVKKAKSLFNTTSVGMKGEKLTVSEASLKGLYLVYDVVYFETPLVSDAKRLGVEHVVKGNLMFYYQAMENLKIWGIYDERSFKEVFEEVLR from the coding sequence ATGAAATTCTGCATCATAGGGTATCCGGTGAGTCACAGCATATCACCAAGGCTTTACAACGAGTATTTCAAAAGGGCGGGAATGAACCACTCGTACGGTATGGAAGAGATACCACCTGAATCTTTCGACACGGAGATAAGAAGGATTCTCGAAGAATACGATGGTTTCAACGCGACAATTCCTCACAAAGAAAGAGTGATGCGGTACGTCGAACCATCTGAAGATGCGCAGAGAATAAAAGCCGTGAACTGCGTCTTTCGGGGAAAGGGATACAACACCGACTGGGTTGGCGTTGTGAAATCGCTCGAGGGTGTAGAGGTGAAAGAACCCGTTGTCGTTGTGGGAGCGGGCGGAGCCGCACGTGCTGTGATCTACGCTCTCCTCCAGATGGGCGTGAAAGACATCTGGGTGGTGAACAGAACGATCGAAAGGGCGAAGGCTCTCGATTTTCCTGTGAAAATTTTCTCTCTCGATCAGCTCGACGAGGTTGTGAAAAAGGCGAAGAGTCTCTTCAACACCACTTCCGTTGGAATGAAGGGAGAGAAACTGACCGTTTCCGAAGCTTCTTTGAAAGGTCTGTATCTTGTTTACGACGTGGTGTACTTTGAGACTCCTCTCGTTTCTGATGCGAAGAGATTGGGAGTGGAACACGTTGTAAAGGGAAACCTCATGTTTTACTATCAGGCGATGGAGAACCTCAAAATATGGGGAATCTACGATGAAAGATCGTTCAAAGAAGTGTTCGAGGAGGTACTGAGATGA